From Apium graveolens cultivar Ventura chromosome 9, ASM990537v1, whole genome shotgun sequence, the proteins below share one genomic window:
- the LOC141684827 gene encoding photosynthetic NDH subunit of lumenal location 3, chloroplastic-like, whose product MELKGSANRIRICACELMSIGDDLMDDDESWDFVGRDLQLKATFLYCDFNKVISGSPDDQKRSLTELANRLFCSIEELDLAVKVQSIQQAQNRFSDLALVLEEVVDTDLMPLLMPSSDLMVDS is encoded by the exons ATGGAGTTGAAGGGCAGTGCTAATAGAATTCGAATCTGCGCATGTGAGTTAATGTCAATTGGCGATGACTTGATGGATGATGATGAGTCCTGGGATTTCGTCGGGAGAGATCTTCAGCTAAAAGCAACATTCTTGTATTGTGACTTTAACAAAGTGATCTCTGGTTCTCCAGATGATCAGAAGAGATCTCTCACTGAACTTGCAAACAGATTATTTTGCTCAATCGAAGAG TTGGATTTAGCAGTGAAAGTTCAGAGTATCCAGCAAGCACAGAATCGATTTAGTGACCTGGCTCTTGTTTTGGAAGAAGTGGTTGATACTGATCTTATGCCTCTGCTCATGCCTTCAAGTGATTTAATGGTCGATAGTTAA